Proteins encoded in a region of the Mycobacterium branderi genome:
- a CDS encoding metallophosphoesterase family protein, protein MRFIHTADWQLGMTRHFLAGEAQPRYSAARRDVVAGLGALAVEVGAEFVVVAGDVFEHNQLAPQVISQSLEAMRAIGIPVYLLPGNHDPLDASSVYTSALFKAERPDNVVVLDGAAVHEVRPGLQIVAAPWRSKSPTTDLVAEVLDGLPADGVTRVLVAHGGVDVLDPDPTNPALIRLAAVQDALARGAVHYVALGDKHSVTEVDARIWYSGSPEVTNFDDIEPNPGHVLVVDVDENDPRRPVTVDARRVGRWRFVTLRHQVDNNRDIADLDLNLDQIADKDRTVVRLALVGSLTVTDRAALDACLDRYSRLFAWLGTWDRHTDLAVIPGDGEFDNLGIGGFAAAAVDELVATARAGDDETADDAQAALALLLRLTDRGAA, encoded by the coding sequence ATGCGGTTCATCCACACCGCCGACTGGCAACTCGGCATGACCCGCCACTTCCTGGCCGGCGAAGCCCAACCCCGGTATTCGGCGGCCCGCCGCGACGTGGTGGCCGGGCTCGGGGCGCTGGCCGTAGAGGTCGGCGCCGAGTTCGTCGTGGTCGCCGGCGACGTCTTCGAGCACAACCAGCTCGCCCCGCAGGTCATCAGTCAGTCGCTGGAAGCCATGCGCGCCATCGGAATTCCGGTCTACCTCCTGCCCGGCAACCATGACCCGCTCGACGCGTCGTCGGTGTACACCAGCGCGCTGTTCAAAGCCGAACGCCCGGACAACGTCGTGGTACTCGACGGCGCCGCCGTGCATGAGGTGCGGCCCGGGCTGCAGATCGTCGCCGCGCCATGGCGGTCCAAATCGCCCACCACCGACCTGGTCGCCGAGGTGCTCGACGGCCTGCCTGCCGATGGAGTCACCCGCGTCCTGGTCGCGCACGGCGGCGTCGACGTGCTCGACCCCGACCCCACCAACCCGGCACTGATCCGCTTGGCCGCGGTGCAGGACGCGCTGGCCCGCGGCGCCGTCCACTACGTCGCGCTGGGCGACAAGCATTCGGTTACCGAAGTTGACGCCCGCATCTGGTATTCCGGGTCGCCGGAGGTCACCAATTTCGACGACATCGAACCCAATCCCGGTCACGTGCTCGTCGTCGACGTCGACGAGAACGATCCGCGCCGCCCGGTCACCGTCGACGCCCGCCGGGTCGGCCGCTGGCGGTTCGTCACCCTGCGCCATCAGGTCGACAACAACCGCGACATCGCCGATTTGGATCTGAACCTGGACCAGATCGCCGACAAAGACCGCACAGTGGTCCGCCTGGCGTTGGTCGGGTCGCTGACGGTCACCGACCGCGCCGCCCTGGATGCCTGCCTGGACAGGTACTCGCGGCTGTTCGCCTGGTTGGGCACTTGGGACCGACACACCGACCTCGCCGTGATCCCGGGCGACGGCGAATTCGACAACCTCGGGATCGGGGGCTTCGCCGCCGCCGCGGTCGACGAGCTGGTCGCGACCGCACGCGCTGGGGACGACGAAACCGCCGACGATGCCCAGGCGGCGCTGGCGCTGCTGCTGCGGCTCACCGATCGGGGTGCGGCATGA
- a CDS encoding SixA phosphatase family protein, whose product MTGTLVLLRHAKSAYPDGVADHERPLAPRGEREAALAGDWLRATLPSIDLVLCSTATRARQTLARSGIDAPVRYVDRLYGATPGMVLDEINGVPDEVTVLLVVGHEPTTSDVAIGLAGAEGTNADALEAISEKFPTSAIAVLEVAGPWADLELGGAALVDFHVPR is encoded by the coding sequence GTGACGGGAACTCTGGTCTTGCTGAGGCACGCGAAGTCGGCGTACCCGGACGGGGTAGCCGACCACGAGCGGCCGCTGGCGCCGCGGGGCGAACGAGAGGCCGCGCTGGCCGGCGACTGGCTGCGGGCCACCCTGCCGTCGATCGACTTGGTGTTGTGCTCGACGGCGACTCGCGCGCGGCAAACCTTGGCGCGCAGCGGTATCGACGCGCCGGTACGTTATGTCGATCGCCTGTACGGCGCGACGCCGGGAATGGTGCTCGACGAAATCAACGGTGTTCCCGACGAGGTGACCGTCTTGCTCGTCGTCGGGCACGAGCCGACCACGTCAGATGTGGCCATCGGGTTGGCCGGCGCCGAAGGCACCAATGCCGATGCGCTCGAAGCGATTTCGGAGAAGTTCCCGACCTCAGCCATCGCGGTGCTCGAGGTGGCCGGCCCATGGGCCGATCTGGAGCTGGGCGGCGCCGCGCTGGTCGACTTTCACGTGCCTCGTTAG